Genomic window (Aquimarina sp. BL5):
CAGAGAATATCATAACAATAGAATCACCAGAAAATATTATCCAGAAAGTGTATGATACAGCAGAGTCAACTGACCTTTTTGATAAAGGAGATATCAAAGTAAGAATTAATCCTTTTGAATTTTATACTATCGGAAATACTAAAGATGATTTTATTCACATTTTTGCCAATATTATGGAAGGAAGAACTTCAGCTCAAAAAAAGAACCTTTCTGAAAAAATTATTAATGAACTAAAATTAATGTTCCCTAACGTTCCAATCATTTCGATCAACATTAGGGATTTTGAAAAAGCAACATATTGTAATAAATCAATGGTATAAAAACACAAAATATGATAGCATTACATAAGGGAGAATACACAGGAGATATTATACATAGCACTTATATAGAAGGAAGTACGATTACTAATACCCTTTATGCTGTAAACAAAAATAATCCTGAGTGGCATTATCACGAGAATCTTCATATTTGTTTTGTGTTCGAAGGAGGAAAAGCAGAAACCAGGCATCAAACCTCCTACAGTAAAAAAGAAGGAAGTATTTTTTTTTATCATTCAGAAGAGAAACATAGATGGATCTCTCCCCTACCAGTTTCTAAAAGTGCTAATATAGAAATCGAACAGGGCTTTCTTCAAAAATATAATTTAACTGAAGCTGCTATTAAAAATGCTATTCTATCTAATATAAATGCGAAAGCTTTAATATTAAAAATTCAAAATGAACTGCTCGTTAAGGGTAACCATAATCATATAAATCTTCAGACATTATTGCTTGAGTTAGTATCACATCAAAAACAAAAAACGTATACCGAGCAACCCAGATGGGTAATACTACTTAACCAATTATTAAATGATAGCTGGAATGAGAGTATATCGTTACAAGAAATCGCAATACAAGTAGGCGCTCACCCAGTAACTATCTCAAAAAACTTCAGAAAATACTTTCATTGTAATTTAGGAGAATATCGACGAAAACTAAAAATCGAAAAAAGCATTGATTTAATTAAAAACACACAACTATCTCTTTCTGAAATTGCATTTCATTGCGGTTTTACAGATCAAAGTCATTTTATTAGAAACTTCAAAGAGCTTACAGGTTTCTTACCAAAGGATTACCGAAAGTTTTAAGAAATAGGCTAATTCCATTCTATTTTTGATGCACTGACACCACTACTTTTATAGCATCAAAAAACAAATATTATGA
Coding sequences:
- a CDS encoding AraC family transcriptional regulator; translation: MIALHKGEYTGDIIHSTYIEGSTITNTLYAVNKNNPEWHYHENLHICFVFEGGKAETRHQTSYSKKEGSIFFYHSEEKHRWISPLPVSKSANIEIEQGFLQKYNLTEAAIKNAILSNINAKALILKIQNELLVKGNHNHINLQTLLLELVSHQKQKTYTEQPRWVILLNQLLNDSWNESISLQEIAIQVGAHPVTISKNFRKYFHCNLGEYRRKLKIEKSIDLIKNTQLSLSEIAFHCGFTDQSHFIRNFKELTGFLPKDYRKF
- a CDS encoding 5-carboxymethyl-2-hydroxymuconate Delta-isomerase, with translation MPHFVIDCSENIITIESPENIIQKVYDTAESTDLFDKGDIKVRINPFEFYTIGNTKDDFIHIFANIMEGRTSAQKKNLSEKIINELKLMFPNVPIISINIRDFEKATYCNKSMV